The following coding sequences are from one Phoenix dactylifera cultivar Barhee BC4 unplaced genomic scaffold, palm_55x_up_171113_PBpolish2nd_filt_p 000437F, whole genome shotgun sequence window:
- the LOC120106037 gene encoding L10-interacting MYB domain-containing protein-like, with protein sequence MSKKSQHTLAGPSTQDEKKRKAIWNEKLIEEFIDICIGEVEAGNRPGTHFNRLGWANIIKKFNEKTGNQYDYKKFKNKWDNLKANWSIWMKLVGKETGLGWDPVRNTIDAPDAWWEKKLQEIPDAAKFRERGLQHAIKLDRLFRGTSATGEGAWAPALLLQEDVEDTIEVYERLDGVNNDTFEGLGDSDEDHHMIAYKIDDVPTDNFNVNLTLASDAIQERGKKRVSSTLHDKKCKKVGGAAQLSQQLSRLIDAVEKKSTVPSKMIDKPGRSIDEVMDVVHMMPEMVTQPELLLIAAEVLLKREHREMFMALRDTNLRIEWLKRMSNLHK encoded by the exons ATGTCTAAGAAGAGCCAACATACCCTTGCTGGTCCATCAACCCAagatgagaagaagaggaaggccaTTTGGAATGAAAAATTGATAGAGGAGTTTATCGATATATGTATTGGTGAAGTTGAAGCTGGTAATCGCCCAGGAACACATTTCAATAGGTTAGGGTGGGCcaatataattaagaaattcaaTGAGAAGACTGGAAATCAATATGactacaaaaaatttaaaaataagtgGGATAACCTGAAAGCAAATTGGAGCATTTGGATGAAATTGGTGGGAAAGGAAACAGGACTTGGATGGGATCCTGTTAGAAATACAATAGATGCACCAGATGCATGgtgggaaaaaaaattgcag GAGATTCCTGATGCAGCTAAGTTTCGAGAACGTGGTCTACAACATGCCATAAAATTGGATAGGTTATTTAGAGGTACTAGTGCCACTGGGGAGGGGGCCTGGGCACCAGCTTTACTGTTGCAGGAGGATGTTGAGGACACAATTGAAGTATATGAGAGGTTGGATGGGGTTAATAATGATACATTTGAGGGCTTAGGTGACTCAGATGAGGACCATCATATGATTGCATATAAAATTGATGATGTTCCCACTGATAATTTTAATGTTAACCTTACTCTTGCATCTGATGCTATccaagagagaggaaagaaaagagttAGCTCTACTTTGCATGATAAGAAATGCAAGAAGGTTGGGGGTGCTGCACAACTATCTCAGCAATTGAGTCGTCTTATTGATGCAGTGGAGAAGAAAAGTACAGTGCCATCCAAGATGATTGATAAACCTGGACGTAGTATCGATGAGGTGATGGACGTAGTGCATATGATGCCTGAGATGGTAACACAACCTGAACTGCTTTTGATTGCTGCTGAGGTGCTCCTTAAAAGAGAACATCGAGAGATGTTTATGGCACTCCGAGATACCAATCTTCGAATTGAATGGCTCAAGCGAATGTCAAACTTACATAAGTAG
- the LOC103703805 gene encoding putative pentatricopeptide repeat-containing protein At1g31840: MLLAAASPKLLLHHLVLKLEPRFLLRSLSSLPSPQLSDPISSQTLREIASAFSHPNPPNPLDPLSLSGVRPHHAEAVLRLLLLRSDPASAVRFLQWSERHLHLSPTLPSLSAAAHAALRLQMFDVARQLVDRMIQNFSFAEVLSAFPGSSQSLCSDPGMAFSCLTECCCRAGITDRAVDSFLRARQMGISISPLVVAKLLDSLVTVGQIDEMLEIYRELSDGYNTLMNAFLGKSDDQKVLNLHRVLMERGFVPRIYDFNRFLNSLCKGNRFRTASDLFYLVLEIGPEPSVVTYSTLIRACCKGSRVDSAVGVYELMVEKGIAPDLVVYGILIDGLCKEGRVNEGHGLLRRGLNDGLKPDVVIFSSLIDGYVRVGDVKKAFELYKRMLEEDVLPNVVTYSILINGLCQNDRVAEACGIFSRILKQGIEPNVLTYSSLIDGLCNAGNLKEAFELYELMINQGFSPDAFVYSVLIKGLCKLGRMNDALRLLIKSGLKSNTVTYNVLIDGLCRAKRLGDMLRVFRQLVVKNLEPDLVTFSVIIKGMADEGRLREATMVLFQILKKGFMPDVVTYCSLIDGFCRHNNVMAGFRVYDIMLMNGVDPDMFIYNVLINGLFKEGHVEEASKLFSQLNERAWELDIVTYNTMISGFCSVKTIDKAIEYYEKLPDERGLQPNAITFTILIDAFCKEGRMDEAMLFFNKMLDKGPLPNVVTYSCLVDGRFKAQNFKNAIALHEEMLNNHVTPNIISYSILIDGLCKAGQLEEASLAFHCAVNRGLLPDVVAYGILIRGFCAVGRLAEARMFYNKMVADGVKPDSLVYSTLAEYFHGNNSVVNVGEPKPNA, from the coding sequence ATGCTTCTTGCTGCTGCTTCCCCAAAGCTCCTTCTCCACCACTTGGTCCTCAAACTCGAGCCCCGTTTCCTcctccgctccctctcctccctcccctccccccaACTCTCCGACCCCATCTCCTCCCAAACCCTTCGCGAGATCGCCTCCGCGTTCTCCCACCCAAACCCCCCCAATCCCCTcgaccccctctccctctccggcGTCCGCCCCCACCACGCCGAGGCCGttctccgcctcctcctcctccgctccGATCCCGCCTCCGCTGTCCGCTTCCTCCAATGGTCCGAGCGCCACCTCCACCTCTCCCCCACCCTCCCTTCCCTCTCCGCCGCCGCCCACGCCGCCCTCCGCCTCCAAATGTTCGACGTTGCGCGCCAACTCGTCGACCGAATGATCCAAAACTTCAGTTTTGCCGAAGTTCTCTCGGCTTTCCCGGGCAGCTCTCAGTCGCTATGTTCCGATCCTGGAATGGCCTTTAGCTGTTTGACTGAATGCTGCTGTCGCGCTGGGATTACAGACCGAGCAGTGGATTCTTTTCTTCGGGCTCGGCAGATGGGTATCAGCATTTCCCCGCTCGTAGTTGCGAAGCTATTAGATTCTTTGGTCACTGTGGGCCAAATCGATGAGATGCTGGAAATTTACAGAGAATTATCTGATGGTTATAACACTCTAATGAATGCATTCTTAGGGAAGTCAGATGATCAAAAGGTATTGAACTTGCACAGAGTTCTAATGGAGAGAGGTTTTGTGCCGCGAATTTATGATTTTAATAGGTTTCTAAATTCTCTGTGCAAGGGGAATCGGTTCCGTACTGCTtctgatttattttatttggtgtTAGAAATTGGTCCGGAGCCAAGTGTGGTAACTTATAGTACTTTGATTCGTGCGTGCTGTAAAGGCAGTAGAGTGGATTCTGCAGTTGGGGTTTATGAGCTCATGGTAGAGAAGGGCATTGCTCCTGATTTGGTAGTTTATGGAATTCTGATTGATGGGTTATGTAAGGAAGGCAGAGTGAATGAGGGGCATGGTCTCCTTAGAAGGGGCTTAAATGATGGACTTAAGCCGGATGTGGTGATCTTCAGCTCACTTATAGATGGATATGTTAGAGTGGGAGATGTGAAGAAGGCATTCGAGTTGTACAAGAGAATGTTGGAGGAAGATGTATTGCCTAATGTTGTCACTTATAGCATTTTGATTAATGGGCTATGTCAGAATGACCGAGTTGCTGAGGCTTGTGGAATTTTTTCTAGAATCTTGAAGCAGGGGATTGAGCCGAATGTTTTGACATATAGCAGCCTGATTGATGGGCTATGCAATGCTGGGAATTTGAAGGAAGCATTTGAACTGTATGAACTTATGATAAACCAGGGCTTTTCTCCAGATGCATTTGTTTATAGTGTGCTAATAAAAGGTCTCTGTAAATTGGGGAGGATGAATGATGCCCTCAGGTTACTTATCAAGTCAGGTTTGAAATCTAATACTGTAACTTATAATGTGTTGATTGATGGGTTGTGTAGAGCGAAGAGATTAGGAGATATGCTGAGGGTTTTCAGGCAGTTGGTAGTGAAAAACCTAGAACCAGATTTAGTTACTTTCAGTGTGATTATCAAGGGAATGGCAGATGAAGGGAGATTGAGGGAAGCAACTATGGTTCTCTTTCAGATCCTGAAGAAAGGTTTTATGCCAGATGTTGTAACATACTGCAGTTTGATTGACGGCTTCTGTAGACATAATAATGTCATGGCCGGATTTAGAGTTTATGATATTATGCTTATGAATGGTGTTGATCCTGATATGTTTATTTATAATGTTCTAATAAATGGTCTTTTTAAGGAGGGCCATGTGGAAGAGGCATCTAAATTGTTTAGCCAGCTTAATGAACGGGCATGGGAGCTAGACATTGTGACATACAATACGATGATTAGCGGCTTCTGTTCTGTGAAAACAATTGATAAAGCCATtgaatattatgaaaaattgccTGATGAAAGAGGTCTTCAGCCAAATGCTATTACGTTCACAATTCTGATTGATGCATTTTGTAAAGAAGGCAGAATGGATGAAGCGAtgctattttttaataaaatgctCGATAAGGGTCCGTTGCCCAACGTGGTCACCTACAGTTGCTTGGTAGATGGTCGTTTCAAAGctcaaaatttcaaaaatgcAATTGCACTCCATGAAGAAATGCTAAATAATCATGTCACCCCCAATATCATTAGCTACAGCATTCTTATCGATGGCCTTTGCAAGGCAGGCCAGTTGGAAGAAGCTTCACTGGCTTTTCACTGCGCTGTGAACAGGGGCTTGTTGCCTGATGTTGTGGCATATGGAATTTTGATTCGTGGATTTTGTGCAGTTGGAAGATTAGCTGAAGCCAGGATGTTTTACAATAAGATGGTAGCAGATGGTGTCAAACCTGATAGTCTTGTATATAGCACACTTGCAGAGTATTTTCATGGAAACAATTCTGTAGTAAATGTTGGTGAACCAAAACCAAATGCTTAG